Proteins found in one Drosophila busckii strain San Diego stock center, stock number 13000-0081.31 chromosome 2R, ASM1175060v1, whole genome shotgun sequence genomic segment:
- the LOC108596273 gene encoding peptidylprolyl isomerase domain and WD repeat-containing protein 1 isoform X1, with protein MSADNDKEDLKRPAEAAEDEREAESDEKADDDEWIGPMPSEQSAAVPAKKKKVLPYEHIYLENLPNAESYERSYMHRDVITHLVCTKTEFLITASLDGHIKFWKKMDQGVDFVKHFRSHLVPIKSLTTNASGTLLCSAATDQTAKVFDVVNFDMINIISLGYTPLCTEWISTPGDAVQALAITDSESNCIRIYDGQSGGEVLHTLDKLHSAPVVAMCFNVAMETVISIDRNGILEYWQNSKRDYKFPQRLVTFDSKLDTSLFEFAKSKTQVTGLAATPDGKRFAAISTDRKVRMFQFNTGKLLRVFDEALATYTQLQQTPHALPNMEFGRRMAAERDLEKTAQNITLNILFDSTGHFLLYPTMLGIKVINVATNRCAAILGKTDNIRPLHIALFQGRIRRQKAAITLEQEASENPALQNLLIDPTAFCTAYKKNRFYLYSRRLPSDLQDVDRDIFNEKPSKEDIIAVPEAQDEVTQRIFENVVLHTTKGDIHMKLFFKEVPKTVENFCVHAKNGYYNGHIFHRVIKGFMVQTGDPTGTGTGGKSIWGNDFKDEFVPSLKHDRPYTVSMANAGPNTNGSQFFITVLPTPWLDNKHTVFGRVYRGMEVVLNICNTKANPKTDKPYDDIKIISIHLSN; from the exons atgagCGCAGATAATGATAAGGAGGATCTAAAACGTCCGGCTGAAGCAGCGGAAGATGAACGCGAAGCGGAGAGTGATGAAaaagctgatgatgatgagtgGATAGGGCCAATGCCTTCGGAGCAAAGCGCAGCGGTGCCGGCTAAGAAAAAGAAAG TACTGCCCTATGAGCATATTTATCTGGAGAATCTGCCCAATGCTGAGAGCTATGAGCGCAGTTATATGCATCGCGATGTTATCACACATTTGGTTTGCACAAAAACTGAGTTTTTGATAACTGCTAGCTTGGATGGTCACATAAAGTTTTGGAAGAAAATGGATCAAGGCGTTGATTTCGTTAAGCATTTTCGTAGCCATCTGGTGCCCATCAAGTCGCTGACCACTAATGCGAGCGGCACGTTACTCTGCTCTGCCGCTACCGACCAAACAGCCAAAGTTTTTGACGTTGTTAACTTTGACATGATAAATATTATCAGTCTGGGATACACGCCGCTTTGTACTGAGTGGATTAGCACACCAGGCGATGCAGTGCAGGCGCTGGCCAT CACTGACTCTGAGAGCAATTGTATTCGTATCTATGATGGCCAGAGCGGTGGTGAAGTTCTGCACACATTGGACAAGTTACATTCTGCGCCTGTCGTAGCAATGTGTTTTAATGTGGCCATGGAAACAGTCATTTCCATTGATCGCAATGGCATCTTGGAATATTGGCAAAATTCCAAGCGTGATTACAAGTTTCCACAACGCTTGGTTACCTTTGACTCAAAACTGGATACAA gTCTGTTTGAGTTTGCCAAGAGCAAAACACAGGTTACTGGCTTGGCTGCCACGCCGGATGGCAAACGTTTCGCTGCCATTTCAACGGATCGCAAAGTGCGCATGTTTCAGTTTAATACGGGCAAACTGCTGCGTGTCTTTGACGAGGCACTTGCCACTTATACGCAACTCCAGCAGACGCCGCATGCGCTACCTAACATGGAGTTTGGTCGCAGAATGGCCGCTGAACGCGATTTAGAGAAAACTGCTCAGAATATAACACTTAATATATTATTCGATAGCACTGGACACTTTCTGCTGTATCCTACCATGTTGGGCATTAAGGTTATCAATGTGGCCACAAATCGTTGCGCAGCTATCTTAGGCAAGACAGATAACATTCGTCCACTGCATATAGCATTGTTTCAGGGAAGGATTAGGCGACAAAAGGCAGCTATAACACTGGAGCAAGAGGCCAGTGAGAACCCAGCTCTACAAAATTTACTCATTGATCCCACGGCCTTTTGCACAGCCTACAA AAAGAATCGCTTCTATTTATATAGTAGGCGTCTGCCCTCGGATCTCCAGGACGTCGATCGTGACATATTTAATGAGAAACCCTCAAAGGAAGACATTATTGCAGTACCTGAAGCTCAAG ATGAAG TTACCCAACgcatttttgaaaatgttGTTCTGCATACCACTAAGGGTGATATTCACATGAAACTATTCTTCAAGGAAGTGCCTAAGACAGTGGAAAACTTTTGCGTGCATGCGAAAAATGG cTACTACAATGGACACATATTCCATCGGGTCATCAAGGGCTTTATGGTACAAACGGGTGATCCTACGGGGACAGGTACCGGTGGCAAGTCTATTTGGGGAAATGACTTTAAGGATGAGTTTGTGCCAAGTCTAAAGCACGATCGGCCGTATACAGTTAGCATGGCGAATGCAGGTCCTAACACAAACGGAAGTCAGTTCTTTATAACAGTATTGCCCACG CCTTGGCTAGACAACAAACATACCGTCTTTGGTCGTGTATATCGTGGCATGGAAGTCGTTCTGAATATCTGCAATACTAAGGCAAATCCAAAAACCGACAAACCGTATGATGACATTAAAATAATCTCAATTCATTTGAGCAATTAG
- the LOC108596278 gene encoding testis-expressed protein 9, with protein MASILCREKELCKMNQELNLLALQPAEEDNRFGTYHKQKGPSTLLKKSKQTSASPKVRPLRSSATTPTPQTPPTPTLLSKAKVPDWRLGNDWKQGKAAHSKQKSSTFTRGVSHKTATATYVKYHNPNFTQSPSLDLLLRNEETTTTTTMQAVEVALPAQTRESTTVVSGQSKKQLTQDNFIRFLKAKVGILEEDHQQLSVEMSQQKERLEETIDALHKAETRRDQALSSNAKLSEQLQRLEQQAEELLCQQKQRQQEQSGQQREVELLRRENKLLKQTNNNLENRVARAQDETESVRQTLSQQQEALREQQTAQHKELKVRDQRIKALKRQRADLLNAYKKQLYMIDNLKRQTGCMEQAVAIGFGEKEFNKVLEWHTPSKNGKL; from the coding sequence ATGGCCAGCATCTTGTGCCGCGAGAAGGAGCTCTGCAAAATGAATCAGGAACTGAatctgctggcgctgcagccGGCCGAGGAGGACAATCGCTTTGGCACCTATCACAAGCAAAAAGGCCCCAGCACGCTGctaaagaaaagcaaacaaacgagTGCCAGTCCAAAGGTGAGACCACTCAGATCCTCGGCCACTACGCCCACGCCACAGACGCCGCCAACGCCCACGCTGCTGAGCAAGGCAAAGGTGCCGGATTGGCGTCTGGGCAACGACTGGAAGCAGGGCAAGGCGGCGCACAGCAAGCAGAAGAGCAGCACATTTACCCGCGGCGTTAGTCACAAGACAGCGACGGCGACATACGTCAAGTATCATAATCCAAATTTTACGCAAAGTCCATCGCtggatttgctgctgcgcaatgAGGAAACAACAACGACCACAACAATGCAAGCGGTTGAAGTTGCATTGCCGGCGCAGACACGTGAGAGCACCACTGTGGTCAGTGGTCAATCCAAAAAGCAGCTCACACAGGATAATTTTATAAGATTTCTAAAGGCTAAGGTGGGCATACTAGAGGAGGATCATCAGCAGCTAAGCGTTGAGATGAGCCAGCAGAAGGAGCGGCTGGAGGAGACCATCGATGCGCTGCACAAGGCGGAAACACGTCGCGATCAGGCGCTCAGCTCCAATGCTAAGTTGtctgagcagctgcagcgtctgGAGCAACAGGCGGAGGAGCTGTTGTGCCAACagaagcagcgacagcaagaGCAGAGCGGCCAACAGCGCGAAgtggagctgctgcgtcgcGAAAACAAACTGCTGAAGCAAACCAATAACAATCTGGAGAATCGCGTTGCACGCGCACAAGACGAAACGGAGTCAGTGCGTCAAACGCTGAGTCAACAGCAGGAGGCGCTGCGTGAGCAGCAAACGGCGCAGCACAAGGAACTCAAAGTGCGCGATCAACGCATTAAAGCGCTGAAAAGACAACGCGCCGATTTATTAAATGCCTACAAAAAGCAGCTCTATATGATAGACAATCTGAAGCGTCAAACGGGCTGCATGGAACAGGCCGTGGCCATAGGCTTTGGCGAGAAGGAGTTCAACAAGGTGCTCGAGTGGCATACGCCCAGCAAAAATGGCAAATTGTAA
- the LOC108596274 gene encoding steroidogenic acute regulatory protein-like isoform X1, whose protein sequence is MSQNDANDVDVRSTAHLLLSNARPGSNYTPYHMPYDMSRPHSINLFTEEFLGGYMQDGRMSVVRRFFCLFVTFDLLFVSLLWIICIVIGGDNIFQAFQKQVVHYTIYTSLFDVVATALVRFIVLTLFYAMLYINHWSIIALSTSASCLFLISKVFLYDWVHSKQQVFEVILIITSFILSWGEAWFLDCRVIPQERHARRYFTSAVSASDRTPLVQPTLLTDHQRAPQSVTDFYSPLDTAHHSDEEEEEDEEYNQMGLDCLRKAFELIECTDWKMEKVTAKGDTIQSMQREKIGKIYKLTARLKYAAKALMEELFYRIEDVPKWNPALLESKIVRKINSYTDITYQVSIGGGGGMVKSRDFVNLRCCRLLYNGKICDDDEAAKLASDDDDDNSTLNRSCEGSVTSVTTLSDPDTPQGGSVGSCRAQFPQAETNKAATVPGTPYETLSKSLGAKGLGVGLNFTDEPPPLEDEFEDAQDKVPELPAPTKGQTKNKVWMSAAISVEYAAVPPTTKYTRGQNIVSGFAFREIVGKSDNCIVEWVLCLDLKGYIPRYVLDAALTSTMVDYMSYLRKHVNELRQRRRR, encoded by the exons ATGTCGCAAAATGATGCCAATGATGTGGATGTTCGTAGCACTGCCCACCTACTGCTTAGCAATGCGCGCCCAGGCAGCAACTACACTCCATACCATATGCCTTATGACATGT CTCGCCCGCATtccataaatttatttacggAGGAGTTTCTGGGCGGCTATATGCAGGATGGACGGATGTCTGTGGTGCGAcgtttcttttgtttgtttgtaacaTTCGATTTATTGTTTGTATCGCTGCTGTGGATAATTTGCATAGTG ATCGGTGGAGATAATATATTTCAGGCGTTTCAGAAGCAAGTTGTGCATTATACCATATACACATCTCTTTTCgatgttgttgccacagcacTGGTGCGCTTTATAGTGCTGACACTATTTTATGCCATGTTGTATATAAATCATTGGTCCATTATAGCG ctatctACAAGCGCTTCATGTTTATTTCTCATCTCTAAAGTGTTTTTGTATGAT TGGGTGCATTCTAAGCAGCAAGTATTTGAAGTCATACTTATCATAACGTCATTTATATTAAGCTGGGGTGAAGCTTGGTTTCTGGATTGTCGTGTTATACCGCAAGAGCGACATGCCCGTCGTTACTTTACAT caGCTGTAAGCGCTAGTGATCGCACACCCTTGGTGCAACCCACGCTATTGACTGATCATCAGAGAGCACCACAAAGTGTTACAGACTTCTATTCACCCCTGGATACAGCGCATCACTCTgacgaggaggaggaagag gATGAAGAGTATAATCAAATGGGACTGGATTGCCTGCGCAAAGCCTTTGAGCTTATCGAGTGCACAGATTGGAAGATGGAAAAAGTAACTGCGAAGGGTGATACAATACAAAGCATGCAGCGCGAGAAAATAGGAAAAATCTACAAGCTAACGGCACGTTTAAAATATGCGGCTAAGGCACTAATGGAAGAGCTCTTCTATCGCATTGAAGATGTGCCCAAATGGAATCCAGCGCTGCTGGAATCCAAAATAGTGCGC aaaatcAATTCATATACCGACATTACCTATCAAGTTTCCattggtggtggcggcggcatgGTGAAGAGTCGAGACTTTGTGAATTTGCGCTGCTGTCGTTTGTTGTACAATGGCAAAATCTGCGATGACGATGAAGCAGCTAAACTTGCAAgcgatgacgatgatgataaTAGCACACTTAACAGATCCTGCGAAGGCAGCGTCACCAGCGTTACCACCTTGTCCGATCCAGACACGCCACAAGGTGGCAGCGTAGGAAGTTGTCGTGCTCAGTTTCCACAGGCTGAAACAAATAAAGCTGCTACAGTGCCAGGCACACCTTATGAAACTTTGAGTAAAAGTCTTGGTGCCAAGGGCTTGGGCGTTGGTTTAAACTTTACTGACGAGCCACCGCCGCTGGAGGACGAGTTTGAGGATGCGCAGGACAAGGTGCCAGAGCTACCAGCGCCAACTAAAGGCCagactaaaaataaagtatgGATGAGTGCAGCTATAAGTGTGGAATATGCAGCCGTGCCGcctacaacaaaatatacaagaGGCCAGAATATTGTGTCGGGTTTTGCATTTCGTGAAATTGTGGGCAAGTCGGATAACTGCATTGTCGAATGGGTGCTTTGCCTGGACTTAAAAGGTTACATACCACGCTATGTGCTGGATGCA GCTTTGACTTCAACCATGGTGGATTACATGAGCTACCTGCGCAAGCATGTGAACGAGCTGCGTCAACGTCGGAGGCGTTGA
- the LOC108596273 gene encoding peptidylprolyl isomerase domain and WD repeat-containing protein 1 isoform X2 — MSADNDKEDLKRPAEAAEDEREAESDEKADDDEWIGPMPSEQSAAVPAKKKKVLPYEHIYLENLPNAESYERSYMHRDVITHLVCTKTEFLITASLDGHIKFWKKMDQGVDFVKHFRSHLVPIKSLTTNASGTLLCSAATDQTAKVFDVVNFDMINIISLGYTPLCTEWISTPGDAVQALAITDSESNCIRIYDGQSGGEVLHTLDKLHSAPVVAMCFNVAMETVISIDRNGILEYWQNSKRDYKFPQRLVTFDSKLDTSLFEFAKSKTQVTGLAATPDGKRFAAISTDRKVRMFQFNTGKLLRVFDEALATYTQLQQTPHALPNMEFGRRMAAERDLEKTAQNITLNILFDSTGHFLLYPTMLGIKVINVATNRCAAILGKTDNIRPLHIALFQGRIRRQKAAITLEQEASENPALQNLLIDPTAFCTAYKKNRFYLYSRRLPSDLQDVDRDIFNEKPSKEDIIAVPEAQVTQRIFENVVLHTTKGDIHMKLFFKEVPKTVENFCVHAKNGYYNGHIFHRVIKGFMVQTGDPTGTGTGGKSIWGNDFKDEFVPSLKHDRPYTVSMANAGPNTNGSQFFITVLPTPWLDNKHTVFGRVYRGMEVVLNICNTKANPKTDKPYDDIKIISIHLSN, encoded by the exons atgagCGCAGATAATGATAAGGAGGATCTAAAACGTCCGGCTGAAGCAGCGGAAGATGAACGCGAAGCGGAGAGTGATGAAaaagctgatgatgatgagtgGATAGGGCCAATGCCTTCGGAGCAAAGCGCAGCGGTGCCGGCTAAGAAAAAGAAAG TACTGCCCTATGAGCATATTTATCTGGAGAATCTGCCCAATGCTGAGAGCTATGAGCGCAGTTATATGCATCGCGATGTTATCACACATTTGGTTTGCACAAAAACTGAGTTTTTGATAACTGCTAGCTTGGATGGTCACATAAAGTTTTGGAAGAAAATGGATCAAGGCGTTGATTTCGTTAAGCATTTTCGTAGCCATCTGGTGCCCATCAAGTCGCTGACCACTAATGCGAGCGGCACGTTACTCTGCTCTGCCGCTACCGACCAAACAGCCAAAGTTTTTGACGTTGTTAACTTTGACATGATAAATATTATCAGTCTGGGATACACGCCGCTTTGTACTGAGTGGATTAGCACACCAGGCGATGCAGTGCAGGCGCTGGCCAT CACTGACTCTGAGAGCAATTGTATTCGTATCTATGATGGCCAGAGCGGTGGTGAAGTTCTGCACACATTGGACAAGTTACATTCTGCGCCTGTCGTAGCAATGTGTTTTAATGTGGCCATGGAAACAGTCATTTCCATTGATCGCAATGGCATCTTGGAATATTGGCAAAATTCCAAGCGTGATTACAAGTTTCCACAACGCTTGGTTACCTTTGACTCAAAACTGGATACAA gTCTGTTTGAGTTTGCCAAGAGCAAAACACAGGTTACTGGCTTGGCTGCCACGCCGGATGGCAAACGTTTCGCTGCCATTTCAACGGATCGCAAAGTGCGCATGTTTCAGTTTAATACGGGCAAACTGCTGCGTGTCTTTGACGAGGCACTTGCCACTTATACGCAACTCCAGCAGACGCCGCATGCGCTACCTAACATGGAGTTTGGTCGCAGAATGGCCGCTGAACGCGATTTAGAGAAAACTGCTCAGAATATAACACTTAATATATTATTCGATAGCACTGGACACTTTCTGCTGTATCCTACCATGTTGGGCATTAAGGTTATCAATGTGGCCACAAATCGTTGCGCAGCTATCTTAGGCAAGACAGATAACATTCGTCCACTGCATATAGCATTGTTTCAGGGAAGGATTAGGCGACAAAAGGCAGCTATAACACTGGAGCAAGAGGCCAGTGAGAACCCAGCTCTACAAAATTTACTCATTGATCCCACGGCCTTTTGCACAGCCTACAA AAAGAATCGCTTCTATTTATATAGTAGGCGTCTGCCCTCGGATCTCCAGGACGTCGATCGTGACATATTTAATGAGAAACCCTCAAAGGAAGACATTATTGCAGTACCTGAAGCTCAAG TTACCCAACgcatttttgaaaatgttGTTCTGCATACCACTAAGGGTGATATTCACATGAAACTATTCTTCAAGGAAGTGCCTAAGACAGTGGAAAACTTTTGCGTGCATGCGAAAAATGG cTACTACAATGGACACATATTCCATCGGGTCATCAAGGGCTTTATGGTACAAACGGGTGATCCTACGGGGACAGGTACCGGTGGCAAGTCTATTTGGGGAAATGACTTTAAGGATGAGTTTGTGCCAAGTCTAAAGCACGATCGGCCGTATACAGTTAGCATGGCGAATGCAGGTCCTAACACAAACGGAAGTCAGTTCTTTATAACAGTATTGCCCACG CCTTGGCTAGACAACAAACATACCGTCTTTGGTCGTGTATATCGTGGCATGGAAGTCGTTCTGAATATCTGCAATACTAAGGCAAATCCAAAAACCGACAAACCGTATGATGACATTAAAATAATCTCAATTCATTTGAGCAATTAG
- the LOC108596282 gene encoding neuropeptide SIFamide, with translation KRLPGLTTGTLQFTGFITAHALSSTFNQDCKMALLRCTTLTLLLVTIIVAAILLRSSEAAYRKPPFNGSIFGKRNAQDYDNAKAMNAVCEVAMEACQGWFPQNDSK, from the exons AAGCGCTTGCCGGGGCTGACAACAGGCACACTTCAGTTCACAGGCTTCATCACAGCACACGCACTGTCCTCAACTTTCAATCAAGACTGCAAAATGGCCCTTCTGAGATGCACTACActcacgctgctgctggtgaccATCATTGTGGCTGCCATACTCTTGCGCAGCAGCGAGGCCGCCTACAGAAAGCCACCCTTCAATGGCAGCATCTTTGGCAAGCGCAATGCCCAGG ACTATGATAATGCCAAGGCTATGAATGCGGTTTGTGAGGTTGCCATGGAGGCGTGTCAAGGCTGGTTTCCACAGAACGACAGCAAATAG
- the LOC108596274 gene encoding steroidogenic acute regulatory protein-like isoform X2, with product MSQNDANDVDVRSTAHLLLSNARPGSNYTPYHMPYDMSRPHSINLFTEEFLGGYMQDGRMSVVRRFFCLFVTFDLLFVSLLWIICIVIGGDNIFQAFQKQVVHYTIYTSLFDVVATALVRFIVLTLFYAMLYINHWSIIALSTSASCLFLISKVFLYDWVHSKQQVFEVILIITSFILSWGEAWFLDCRVIPQERHARRYFTSVSASDRTPLVQPTLLTDHQRAPQSVTDFYSPLDTAHHSDEEEEEDEEYNQMGLDCLRKAFELIECTDWKMEKVTAKGDTIQSMQREKIGKIYKLTARLKYAAKALMEELFYRIEDVPKWNPALLESKIVRKINSYTDITYQVSIGGGGGMVKSRDFVNLRCCRLLYNGKICDDDEAAKLASDDDDDNSTLNRSCEGSVTSVTTLSDPDTPQGGSVGSCRAQFPQAETNKAATVPGTPYETLSKSLGAKGLGVGLNFTDEPPPLEDEFEDAQDKVPELPAPTKGQTKNKVWMSAAISVEYAAVPPTTKYTRGQNIVSGFAFREIVGKSDNCIVEWVLCLDLKGYIPRYVLDAALTSTMVDYMSYLRKHVNELRQRRRR from the exons ATGTCGCAAAATGATGCCAATGATGTGGATGTTCGTAGCACTGCCCACCTACTGCTTAGCAATGCGCGCCCAGGCAGCAACTACACTCCATACCATATGCCTTATGACATGT CTCGCCCGCATtccataaatttatttacggAGGAGTTTCTGGGCGGCTATATGCAGGATGGACGGATGTCTGTGGTGCGAcgtttcttttgtttgtttgtaacaTTCGATTTATTGTTTGTATCGCTGCTGTGGATAATTTGCATAGTG ATCGGTGGAGATAATATATTTCAGGCGTTTCAGAAGCAAGTTGTGCATTATACCATATACACATCTCTTTTCgatgttgttgccacagcacTGGTGCGCTTTATAGTGCTGACACTATTTTATGCCATGTTGTATATAAATCATTGGTCCATTATAGCG ctatctACAAGCGCTTCATGTTTATTTCTCATCTCTAAAGTGTTTTTGTATGAT TGGGTGCATTCTAAGCAGCAAGTATTTGAAGTCATACTTATCATAACGTCATTTATATTAAGCTGGGGTGAAGCTTGGTTTCTGGATTGTCGTGTTATACCGCAAGAGCGACATGCCCGTCGTTACTTTACAT CTGTAAGCGCTAGTGATCGCACACCCTTGGTGCAACCCACGCTATTGACTGATCATCAGAGAGCACCACAAAGTGTTACAGACTTCTATTCACCCCTGGATACAGCGCATCACTCTgacgaggaggaggaagag gATGAAGAGTATAATCAAATGGGACTGGATTGCCTGCGCAAAGCCTTTGAGCTTATCGAGTGCACAGATTGGAAGATGGAAAAAGTAACTGCGAAGGGTGATACAATACAAAGCATGCAGCGCGAGAAAATAGGAAAAATCTACAAGCTAACGGCACGTTTAAAATATGCGGCTAAGGCACTAATGGAAGAGCTCTTCTATCGCATTGAAGATGTGCCCAAATGGAATCCAGCGCTGCTGGAATCCAAAATAGTGCGC aaaatcAATTCATATACCGACATTACCTATCAAGTTTCCattggtggtggcggcggcatgGTGAAGAGTCGAGACTTTGTGAATTTGCGCTGCTGTCGTTTGTTGTACAATGGCAAAATCTGCGATGACGATGAAGCAGCTAAACTTGCAAgcgatgacgatgatgataaTAGCACACTTAACAGATCCTGCGAAGGCAGCGTCACCAGCGTTACCACCTTGTCCGATCCAGACACGCCACAAGGTGGCAGCGTAGGAAGTTGTCGTGCTCAGTTTCCACAGGCTGAAACAAATAAAGCTGCTACAGTGCCAGGCACACCTTATGAAACTTTGAGTAAAAGTCTTGGTGCCAAGGGCTTGGGCGTTGGTTTAAACTTTACTGACGAGCCACCGCCGCTGGAGGACGAGTTTGAGGATGCGCAGGACAAGGTGCCAGAGCTACCAGCGCCAACTAAAGGCCagactaaaaataaagtatgGATGAGTGCAGCTATAAGTGTGGAATATGCAGCCGTGCCGcctacaacaaaatatacaagaGGCCAGAATATTGTGTCGGGTTTTGCATTTCGTGAAATTGTGGGCAAGTCGGATAACTGCATTGTCGAATGGGTGCTTTGCCTGGACTTAAAAGGTTACATACCACGCTATGTGCTGGATGCA GCTTTGACTTCAACCATGGTGGATTACATGAGCTACCTGCGCAAGCATGTGAACGAGCTGCGTCAACGTCGGAGGCGTTGA